The following are encoded together in the Capsulimonas corticalis genome:
- the recR gene encoding recombination mediator RecR, giving the protein MAAYYPKPIARLVGEFEKLPGIGPKSAQRLAFHIMRIPEDETRALAEALLAIQGSIRFCSICFNYSEGDVCDICANPRRDQTHLCVVAEPRDLIAMEKTNEYKGVYHVLQGVISPLEGVTPDRLKVKELQARVADGGFKEIILAMNPTVEGDTTAMYLASILKPLGPRVSRIAHGMPVGGDLDYADQATLIQALEWRREV; this is encoded by the coding sequence ATGGCGGCATACTATCCCAAGCCGATCGCACGGCTCGTCGGCGAATTTGAAAAGCTTCCGGGCATCGGTCCTAAGAGCGCGCAGCGCCTCGCCTTCCATATCATGAGGATTCCGGAAGACGAGACGCGCGCTCTGGCGGAAGCCCTGCTCGCGATCCAGGGCAGCATCCGTTTTTGCAGCATCTGCTTCAATTATTCGGAAGGCGATGTCTGTGATATCTGCGCCAATCCTCGGCGCGACCAGACCCATCTCTGCGTCGTCGCCGAGCCTCGCGATCTGATCGCGATGGAAAAGACAAACGAATACAAAGGCGTGTACCATGTTCTCCAGGGCGTCATCTCGCCCTTGGAGGGCGTCACGCCCGACCGCCTCAAGGTCAAGGAGCTGCAAGCGCGGGTCGCGGACGGCGGTTTCAAGGAGATCATCCTGGCGATGAATCCCACGGTCGAAGGCGACACGACCGCCATGTATCTGGCGAGCATCCTCAAGCCTCTCGGACCGCGCGTCAGCCGCATCGCCCACGGCATGCCGGTCGGCGGCGACCTCGATTACGCCGATCAGGCGACCCTCATTCAAGCCCTGGAGTGGCGGCGCGAAGTCTGA
- a CDS encoding YbaB/EbfC family nucleoid-associated protein, with the protein MANPFGKLPGGLGDLMKQAQKAMSDAKVIEVELAQARVEGQAGGGLVKIVVTGKCDVVEVKIAKEAVDPDDVETLEDLITVAAREAIEKANALREEKLKSVMPAGMGNTLPGGFF; encoded by the coding sequence ATGGCGAACCCATTTGGAAAGCTGCCCGGCGGCCTGGGCGATTTGATGAAGCAGGCTCAGAAGGCAATGTCAGACGCGAAAGTCATCGAAGTCGAACTGGCTCAGGCGCGTGTGGAAGGTCAGGCCGGCGGCGGTCTGGTGAAGATCGTGGTGACGGGCAAGTGTGACGTCGTGGAAGTGAAGATCGCCAAGGAAGCCGTCGATCCCGATGATGTGGAGACGCTGGAAGACTTGATCACCGTCGCTGCCCGCGAGGCCATCGAAAAGGCGAACGCCCTGCGCGAAGAGAAACTGAAGAGCGTCATGCCCGCCGGCATGGGCAACACGCTGCCCGGCGGCTTTTTCTAG
- the dnaX gene encoding DNA polymerase III subunit gamma/tau codes for MAYVSLYRKYRPQNFEDVVGQAHVTTTLKNAVSAGRVASGYLFCGTRGTAKTTCARILAKALNCIGPDGANTLPTPEPCGQCGPCRSIAASNFVDVLEMDAASHGKVDDVRDLVASIKFPPMEGRYKVYIIDEAHQLSRDAMDAFLKTLEEPPDRVVFILATTELEKLPITIASRCQVFEFKRGTIAQISQRLSQVLQEEGVAAEPQATALVARAADGSYRDSLSLLEQVLAYKRENVTAHDVSLVLGTVDEDVLAHTVGLLAASDAAGVFELAGSVVASGKDIRQFLKSLSGRLRDMLYLSVGAPVATADGLDDSATVRKQAAQFAPADLLRALEIISDAERESRFNNQHRLLLEMTLLRLVRLPSSPAAVAAEPVARIAPAPVAAPAVKPIAAAPIATTAPVAQPIAPAPTPPRAAAPEAPSPAPQPVLTVEAVAPVLAGSPLDSDLLADELVDDEPEEMDALLPGDDIVDILPGDEQAADEGGDSALPSLFTPSIDIPEEDEEPEDLLHVQTVAVTEPPPPVVPTRPALPPDAHPDLLRLQKAWQEVINRMGTRSPSGAAHVRDASPIAIREKTILLQFTGRFHYERMESSEKGRKALEDIINKTLALEPGTYKIKCTMQGENAGIRATPPEPSKQAPRVIEEAPESPLMDEVIAVFGGRVLDEEGSKGY; via the coding sequence ATGGCATACGTTTCCCTCTACCGAAAATATCGCCCGCAAAACTTCGAAGACGTCGTGGGACAGGCGCACGTCACCACGACGCTCAAGAACGCCGTCTCGGCCGGACGCGTCGCCAGCGGATACCTGTTCTGCGGCACGCGCGGAACCGCGAAAACGACCTGCGCGCGCATTCTCGCCAAAGCCCTGAACTGCATCGGCCCAGATGGAGCGAATACCCTGCCGACGCCGGAGCCGTGCGGCCAGTGCGGACCGTGCAGGTCCATCGCGGCGTCCAACTTCGTGGACGTACTGGAGATGGACGCGGCGTCGCACGGAAAAGTCGACGATGTGCGCGATCTGGTCGCCAGCATCAAATTCCCGCCGATGGAGGGCCGGTACAAGGTCTATATCATCGACGAAGCCCATCAGCTCTCCCGCGATGCGATGGACGCTTTTTTGAAGACACTGGAAGAGCCGCCGGACCGCGTTGTCTTTATCCTGGCGACCACGGAACTCGAAAAGCTTCCTATCACGATCGCTTCGCGCTGCCAGGTCTTTGAATTCAAACGCGGCACGATCGCTCAGATCTCGCAGCGGCTTTCGCAGGTGCTACAGGAGGAAGGCGTCGCCGCCGAGCCGCAGGCCACCGCCCTCGTGGCCCGCGCCGCCGACGGTTCCTACCGCGACTCGCTTTCACTGCTGGAGCAGGTCCTCGCCTACAAGCGCGAAAACGTCACGGCGCACGATGTCAGCCTCGTGCTCGGCACCGTCGATGAAGACGTTCTGGCGCACACAGTCGGCCTGCTGGCCGCGTCCGACGCCGCCGGCGTCTTTGAACTGGCGGGAAGCGTCGTCGCGTCGGGCAAAGACATTCGGCAGTTTCTCAAAAGCCTGTCGGGACGCCTGCGCGATATGCTTTATTTGAGCGTCGGCGCCCCCGTCGCCACGGCCGACGGCCTGGATGACAGCGCGACCGTGCGAAAGCAAGCCGCGCAGTTCGCCCCGGCGGACTTGCTGCGCGCGCTGGAGATCATCTCGGACGCCGAACGGGAATCGCGCTTTAACAACCAGCACCGTCTTCTGCTCGAGATGACATTGCTGCGCCTGGTTCGCCTTCCGTCCAGCCCCGCCGCCGTCGCCGCCGAGCCCGTGGCGCGCATTGCGCCGGCCCCAGTCGCCGCTCCAGCCGTCAAGCCGATCGCGGCGGCGCCTATCGCGACCACGGCGCCCGTTGCCCAGCCCATCGCTCCAGCGCCCACGCCGCCCAGAGCCGCCGCCCCGGAAGCCCCCTCCCCCGCGCCGCAGCCTGTGCTCACTGTCGAAGCCGTCGCCCCCGTACTCGCGGGGTCCCCTTTGGACAGCGATCTCCTGGCCGACGAGCTTGTAGACGACGAGCCCGAAGAGATGGATGCGCTTCTGCCCGGCGACGATATCGTGGACATCCTCCCCGGCGACGAGCAGGCGGCCGACGAAGGCGGCGACAGCGCCCTTCCCAGCCTTTTCACACCGTCGATCGATATCCCCGAGGAAGACGAGGAGCCTGAGGATCTGCTGCATGTGCAAACCGTAGCCGTCACCGAGCCGCCGCCGCCCGTCGTCCCGACGCGTCCCGCTCTGCCGCCCGATGCGCATCCGGATCTGCTGCGACTGCAAAAAGCGTGGCAGGAAGTCATCAACCGCATGGGAACGCGCTCGCCTTCCGGAGCGGCCCATGTGCGGGACGCTTCGCCGATCGCGATTAGAGAAAAGACGATATTATTACAATTCACAGGAAGATTCCATTACGAACGAATGGAGAGCAGTGAGAAGGGCCGCAAAGCTCTTGAAGATATCATCAATAAAACGCTCGCCTTAGAGCCCGGAACGTACAAAATCAAGTGTACAATGCAAGGAGAGAACGCCGGAATTCGCGCCACGCCGCCGGAGCCAAGCAAGCAGGCCCCGCGCGTGATCGAGGAAGCGCCGGAGTCCCCCCTGATGGATGAAGTGATCGCCGTATTCGGCGGTCGCGTGTTAGATGAAGAAGGATCGAAAGGATATTAA
- a CDS encoding tetratricopeptide repeat protein, translating into MLSKTQRSALLAFILPLFLIVAFLQIKIDPMRHKYEPSDVQTGDAVKGLPIEFALGAFTGFREAVAGLLWVRTDEFFHTGDYEAITPMIRIITWLDPHFIDVYETGAWHMDYNFTDTDQRSDRRYIPLALALMREGIKNNPDLPELYSDLAFTHYYRKITDFNKSREYYEAGQKKILEIQDAYKKDPGNADKKAAAQAAALDVTTLGHGLAHTYEALGMTDQALAQWQYCLDAHNANMAAGFGGQFGEASSAQNVAKQIKELTLRRKWRATMLQPPVDMHFDAQLVRVAPKVFEMRGKLDAIGAKSFVLETGAHEWGPIDGTRIEIRLQDDGYQTPVINNFSLNSLQLDPNLTIMQDSASVRNGAFKRKIDMSKDPEMYSFTAPKYTVTMWFNPSSHADTPPNVQDRIGWRGEGMTDSRYLDTSGIVPGDTSGPQPGLRLLKKTFTLTRDDVLGQGQKVFE; encoded by the coding sequence ATGCTGTCCAAGACACAACGGTCCGCCCTGCTGGCCTTTATCTTGCCGCTGTTTCTCATTGTGGCGTTCCTGCAAATCAAGATCGACCCGATGCGACACAAATACGAACCATCGGACGTCCAGACGGGCGACGCCGTTAAGGGACTGCCGATCGAGTTCGCGCTGGGAGCCTTCACTGGTTTCCGCGAGGCCGTCGCCGGCCTTCTGTGGGTCCGTACCGACGAGTTCTTCCATACCGGCGATTATGAGGCGATCACGCCGATGATTCGCATCATCACATGGCTTGACCCGCACTTCATCGACGTCTACGAGACCGGCGCCTGGCACATGGACTATAACTTCACCGACACCGACCAGCGGTCGGATCGGCGCTATATTCCATTGGCGCTCGCGCTGATGCGCGAAGGCATCAAGAACAACCCGGACCTTCCGGAGCTTTATTCAGATTTGGCCTTCACGCACTACTATCGCAAGATCACCGACTTCAACAAGTCCCGCGAGTATTACGAAGCGGGCCAGAAGAAGATCCTGGAGATCCAGGACGCCTACAAAAAAGATCCGGGCAACGCGGACAAAAAGGCCGCCGCGCAAGCGGCCGCTCTGGATGTCACCACCCTCGGGCATGGCCTTGCGCATACTTACGAAGCGCTCGGCATGACGGATCAGGCGCTCGCGCAGTGGCAGTACTGCCTCGACGCCCATAACGCCAACATGGCGGCGGGCTTCGGCGGCCAGTTCGGCGAGGCGTCCAGCGCTCAGAATGTGGCGAAGCAGATCAAGGAATTGACCCTGCGCCGCAAATGGCGCGCCACGATGCTCCAGCCGCCGGTCGACATGCACTTCGACGCGCAGCTGGTTCGCGTCGCTCCCAAGGTCTTCGAGATGCGCGGCAAGCTGGACGCGATCGGCGCGAAGTCGTTCGTTCTGGAAACCGGCGCGCACGAATGGGGTCCGATCGACGGAACCCGTATCGAGATCCGGCTTCAGGACGATGGCTATCAAACGCCCGTCATCAACAACTTCTCGCTCAACTCGCTTCAGCTCGATCCGAACCTGACGATCATGCAGGATTCGGCGTCCGTGCGCAACGGCGCGTTCAAGCGCAAGATCGACATGAGCAAGGATCCGGAGATGTACTCCTTCACGGCGCCGAAATACACGGTGACCATGTGGTTCAATCCATCCAGCCATGCCGACACCCCGCCGAACGTTCAGGACCGCATCGGATGGCGCGGCGAAGGTATGACGGACTCGCGTTATTTGGATACATCGGGTATAGTTCCTGGTGACACCAGCGGGCCGCAGCCGGGTCTGCGCCTGCTGAAGAAGACCTTCACTCTGACCCGAGACGACGTTCTCGGCCAGGGCCAGAAGGTGTTCGAATAA
- a CDS encoding ABC transporter permease, with translation MSTIWLIATGTFGEAMRRKILNVFLFVAIALIVMAFAFTSFLPRQELVLIKSLGLGVIGLAGVFISVILGINLIPNEIERRTIYTILSKPVQRYEFLLGKFLGGLMTVLSNIALMGIAFLLLITIKEHHFNVDVLKGIMMIFFQLVIVGALALFFSVFLSPFVNFFLTFAVYLLGSLSSVTESLASDPDHKKNPLVVAFFKLVHVVVPNFGNYNIQNPIIHPDVHIANEALYITQNILYAVVYTGILLMIAVLIFDRREV, from the coding sequence ATGAGCACCATTTGGTTAATAGCCACCGGGACTTTCGGCGAAGCAATGCGCCGGAAGATTCTGAACGTATTTCTTTTCGTCGCGATCGCCCTGATTGTCATGGCGTTCGCCTTTACGTCGTTTTTGCCCCGCCAGGAACTCGTCCTGATCAAGAGCCTCGGCCTGGGCGTCATCGGCCTTGCCGGCGTTTTCATCAGCGTCATTCTGGGAATCAACTTGATTCCCAATGAGATCGAGCGCAGGACGATCTATACGATCCTCTCGAAGCCGGTCCAGCGCTATGAATTTTTGCTCGGCAAATTTTTAGGCGGTTTGATGACGGTTCTCTCCAACATCGCATTGATGGGCATTGCGTTTCTGCTGCTCATCACGATCAAGGAGCACCATTTCAACGTCGATGTCCTCAAGGGCATTATGATGATTTTCTTCCAGCTTGTGATCGTCGGCGCGCTGGCGCTGTTCTTCTCCGTCTTCCTCTCGCCCTTCGTGAACTTCTTCCTGACGTTTGCAGTCTATCTCCTGGGAAGTCTGTCGTCCGTCACGGAATCCCTGGCGAGCGACCCGGATCATAAGAAGAACCCGCTTGTCGTCGCCTTCTTCAAGCTGGTCCATGTGGTGGTTCCGAACTTTGGAAACTACAACATTCAGAACCCGATCATCCATCCGGACGTCCATATCGCCAATGAGGCCCTGTATATCACGCAGAATATTCTTTATGCTGTTGTCTACACAGGCATCCTCTTGATGATCGCGGTCTTGATCTTTGATCGCCGCGAGGTGTAA
- a CDS encoding ABC transporter ATP-binding protein — MANDGYAKAIEIKNLVKKYKSVVAVNDISLDVYEGEIFGFLGPNGAGKTTTIKTLLGLIFPSSGDVRVLGKPAGDIDVKLKVSYLPESPYFYEHMSAREVVGFYGSLFGLTGAAKNKRVDYLLDLVGLQKDSSKPLRAFSKGMLQRVGIAQALINDPKLLFFDEPTSGLDPVAHRDIRDLIVRLKNEGRTIFLSSHQLSDVELVCDRVSILNRGKIRRLGSVGELIAGGNVEIIAENVVADDAQLAKLKALTSNVSDVNHKLIITTSASNVSKNNVLDWVRANKGDVISVTETRRSLEDIFYETVREGDASAIVGS, encoded by the coding sequence ATGGCAAATGACGGATACGCCAAAGCGATCGAGATAAAAAATCTCGTCAAGAAGTACAAAAGCGTGGTTGCCGTCAACGACATCAGTCTTGATGTCTATGAAGGCGAGATCTTCGGATTCCTTGGCCCGAACGGCGCGGGCAAAACCACCACGATCAAAACCCTGCTGGGCTTGATCTTCCCGAGTTCCGGCGATGTGCGCGTGCTGGGTAAGCCCGCAGGCGACATTGACGTCAAACTCAAAGTCTCTTATCTTCCCGAAAGTCCTTATTTTTACGAGCACATGTCCGCGCGTGAAGTCGTTGGCTTCTATGGCAGCCTGTTCGGCCTGACGGGAGCGGCGAAAAACAAGCGCGTCGACTATCTCCTGGATCTTGTCGGCCTTCAGAAAGACAGCAGCAAGCCGCTGCGCGCTTTCTCCAAGGGTATGCTCCAGCGCGTCGGCATCGCCCAGGCGCTGATCAATGACCCCAAGCTCCTTTTCTTCGATGAGCCCACGTCCGGTCTTGACCCCGTCGCCCACCGCGATATCCGCGACCTGATCGTTCGCCTGAAGAACGAGGGACGCACGATCTTCCTGTCCTCGCACCAGTTGTCCGACGTTGAGTTGGTCTGCGACCGCGTTTCCATTTTGAATCGCGGCAAGATCCGCCGACTTGGCAGCGTCGGCGAGCTGATCGCCGGCGGCAACGTCGAGATCATCGCGGAGAATGTCGTGGCGGACGACGCACAGCTTGCGAAGCTTAAAGCGCTGACATCGAACGTGTCCGATGTCAACCATAAGCTGATCATCACCACCAGCGCCTCCAACGTCAGCAAGAACAATGTTCTGGACTGGGTTCGAGCCAATAAAGGCGACGTGATTTCCGTCACGGAGACGCGCCGTTCGCTGGAAGACATTTTCTATGAGACCGTGCGCGAAGGCGACGCCAGCGCGATCGTCGGCTCTTAA
- a CDS encoding TolB family protein: MTDFPAPEDTSPSPDNHEAPQDGAAPSDQPGGAGPRKVYESNLLPDRRRNRVSPWLLIPILLAGFGAAYYFLLFKPQQRRHIVTAGEIVFASDRNSPGVSHLWAMTPGGTPRALTSGASPDTSPAFAPDGNQIALLSPRLRDQSQIFLVDADGQNLIPVTHTSGTKDLPIFAPSDNRLLGYTSSGVLYRMELGTKSIDQIVPADTDASHHHSGSADDNQEAPAPAQPTTVPSYAWRPGAPRDEQGLAAVQDTDGLQTLAILPKPDADLITTSTGQPGGPPLIAADAMSVGWSPTGGLLAVAVLGVKGLPPGKSLSGIILFDGQGKPAQSAPPVQIASAILGPENPVFTPDGAAILFEIWRQPDLASRKCVGLFIANTDASGQPHVVVKGDAEHAQFSRDGKTIYYLTTRADGKHDLCSVGLDGAGFQRLSDGAEDVTHFALSPQ; encoded by the coding sequence ATGACTGACTTTCCAGCGCCCGAGGACACATCGCCGTCCCCGGACAATCATGAGGCGCCGCAAGACGGCGCCGCTCCCTCGGACCAGCCGGGCGGCGCGGGACCGCGTAAGGTCTACGAATCGAACCTTCTGCCGGATCGCCGGCGCAACCGAGTGTCGCCGTGGCTTTTGATCCCCATACTGCTCGCAGGCTTCGGAGCGGCGTACTATTTCCTGCTGTTCAAGCCGCAGCAGCGCCGCCACATCGTGACGGCGGGGGAAATCGTGTTCGCTTCGGATCGCAATTCGCCGGGCGTTTCGCATTTGTGGGCGATGACGCCCGGAGGAACGCCGCGCGCTTTGACTTCGGGAGCCTCGCCCGACACCAGTCCGGCCTTTGCGCCCGACGGCAATCAGATCGCGCTGCTGTCGCCGCGTCTGCGCGATCAGAGTCAGATCTTTTTGGTGGACGCCGATGGACAAAATCTGATCCCGGTGACGCATACCTCCGGAACGAAGGACCTTCCGATCTTTGCGCCAAGCGACAACCGTCTGCTGGGCTATACTTCCAGCGGCGTTCTTTACCGCATGGAATTAGGAACGAAATCCATCGACCAGATCGTTCCCGCGGACACCGACGCGTCGCATCATCATAGCGGCTCAGCCGACGACAACCAGGAAGCGCCCGCGCCGGCGCAGCCCACCACGGTCCCCAGCTACGCCTGGCGCCCCGGCGCGCCGCGCGATGAGCAGGGCCTCGCCGCCGTTCAGGATACGGACGGCTTGCAGACGCTCGCGATTCTGCCGAAGCCGGACGCCGATTTGATCACGACTTCGACCGGGCAGCCCGGCGGACCGCCATTGATCGCCGCCGACGCCATGTCCGTCGGCTGGAGCCCCACTGGCGGCCTGCTCGCCGTCGCCGTGCTCGGCGTCAAGGGACTGCCGCCAGGGAAGTCGCTTTCCGGCATCATTTTGTTCGATGGGCAGGGCAAGCCGGCGCAGAGCGCCCCGCCGGTCCAGATCGCCAGCGCGATCTTGGGGCCTGAGAATCCGGTGTTCACGCCGGACGGCGCCGCGATCTTGTTCGAGATTTGGCGTCAGCCCGACCTGGCGTCGCGCAAATGCGTCGGCCTCTTCATCGCCAATACGGATGCGTCCGGCCAGCCGCACGTCGTCGTCAAGGGGGACGCCGAGCACGCGCAGTTCTCGCGTGACGGCAAAACCATATACTATTTGACCACGCGCGCGGACGGCAAACACGACCTTTGTTCGGTCGGCCTGGACGGCGCCGGTTTTCAGCGGCTGAGCGACGGCGCGGAGGATGTGACGCACTTCGCGCTGTCGCCGCAATAA
- a CDS encoding FliA/WhiG family RNA polymerase sigma factor yields the protein MTTSLNIADLWRRLKDRKDQKARDQIINHYAYLVKITAGRVVTSLPPNLERDDLVSAGVMGLIKAVDQFDTGRQVKFETYAIALIRGAILEMLREEDWVPRSVRDNVKSLERTYYQLELRMGRPATEEEVAEEMGMTTDDLQKILVNTSRANILSLDDMLIGGGGDGGERLHLTDVLQDENSNVVSEVEAAAIKSTLTVGIDRLPERERLVIALYYYEGLTFKEIGKVLTVSESRVYQLHTQAVLRLRGYLQRDSVLFTG from the coding sequence ATGACGACCTCCCTTAATATTGCCGATCTCTGGCGCCGACTCAAAGACCGCAAGGATCAAAAGGCTCGCGATCAGATTATCAACCATTACGCGTATCTGGTGAAAATCACTGCGGGACGCGTGGTGACGAGCCTGCCGCCGAACCTCGAACGCGATGACCTTGTCAGCGCGGGAGTGATGGGCTTGATCAAGGCCGTCGATCAATTCGACACCGGCCGTCAGGTCAAGTTCGAAACCTACGCAATCGCCTTGATTCGCGGCGCCATTCTGGAGATGCTGCGCGAAGAAGACTGGGTGCCGCGCTCCGTGCGCGACAACGTCAAGTCTCTGGAGCGCACGTACTACCAGCTGGAGCTGCGCATGGGGCGCCCGGCGACGGAAGAAGAAGTCGCGGAAGAGATGGGCATGACCACCGACGATCTGCAGAAGATCCTGGTCAACACCAGCCGCGCGAATATCCTTTCCCTGGACGACATGCTGATCGGCGGAGGCGGGGACGGCGGCGAGCGCCTGCACCTGACCGATGTCCTTCAGGACGAAAACTCCAATGTCGTCTCCGAAGTCGAAGCGGCCGCGATCAAAAGCACGCTGACGGTCGGCATCGATCGGCTTCCCGAGCGTGAACGTCTCGTCATCGCCCTGTACTACTACGAAGGTCTGACGTTCAAGGAAATCGGAAAAGTGCTGACGGTTTCAGAATCGCGCGTATACCAACTGCATACGCAGGCGGTTTTGAGGCTTCGCGGATATTTGCAGCGGGACTCGGTGCTCTTTACGGGATAA
- a CDS encoding DinB family protein — MVETYLKLLEQGYFEVTFAFEGLADENVWKRPADGLLSIGELAGHIAYWEAVRLAGEGGQPSPDASGVSLAPDLAKCRVSSLLIDDRFRYYPKTIPTTPSEQQLAMTADQVCKELLRVHQESVAHFKALNPDLAGPVPGWPPEWTYGGFLEYLIFHIGYHTGQMYTVRHLLGDQTPDN, encoded by the coding sequence ATGGTCGAAACGTATCTGAAACTGTTGGAGCAGGGATATTTCGAGGTGACGTTTGCGTTCGAGGGATTGGCGGACGAGAATGTCTGGAAACGCCCGGCGGACGGGCTCCTTTCCATCGGGGAGCTGGCGGGGCACATTGCTTACTGGGAGGCCGTAAGGCTGGCGGGCGAGGGCGGACAGCCGAGTCCGGACGCCAGCGGCGTGTCGCTGGCGCCTGATCTGGCGAAGTGCCGGGTGAGCAGTCTGCTGATCGACGATCGGTTTCGGTACTACCCGAAGACGATCCCGACGACGCCTTCAGAGCAGCAGCTCGCCATGACGGCGGATCAGGTCTGCAAGGAGCTTCTGCGGGTGCATCAGGAGTCGGTGGCGCACTTTAAGGCGCTCAATCCCGATCTGGCGGGTCCTGTCCCCGGATGGCCGCCGGAGTGGACGTACGGCGGATTCCTGGAGTACTTGATATTTCACATCGGTTATCACACCGGACAGATGTACACCGTCCGCCATCTGTTGGGGGATCAGACGCCGGACAATTGA
- the cysK gene encoding cysteine synthase A → MPIYEHITDLVGGTPLVKLHRLTEGAGATVLAKLEFFNPASSVKDRIAVAMLEDAEEKGLINSDSVIIEPTSGNTGIGLAFACAAKGYKLILTMPETMSMERRLLLRGYGAELVLTPGPSGMKGAIAEAERLAAETPHSFIPQQFNNPANPAIHRKTTAEEIWKDTDGAIDILVAGVGTGGTITGVAEVIKERKPSFKAIAVEPTASPIITQTLAGQPLTPAPHKLQGIGAGFIPGNLHINVVDEVIQVTNEDAVEWARRAGREEGILVGISSGAALYAAVQVAKRPENAGKTIVVVIPSNGERYLSTVLFADLRDEQ, encoded by the coding sequence ATGCCAATCTATGAACATATCACAGACCTCGTCGGCGGCACACCGCTCGTGAAGCTGCATCGTCTCACCGAGGGCGCCGGCGCCACCGTTCTGGCGAAGCTGGAGTTCTTCAATCCGGCGTCTTCCGTCAAGGACCGTATCGCCGTGGCGATGCTTGAGGACGCTGAGGAAAAAGGGCTCATCAACTCGGATTCCGTCATTATCGAACCGACCTCCGGCAACACAGGCATCGGCCTGGCGTTCGCCTGCGCCGCCAAGGGTTACAAACTGATCCTGACGATGCCGGAAACGATGAGCATGGAGCGCCGCCTTCTGCTGCGCGGCTACGGCGCCGAGCTCGTCCTGACCCCGGGGCCGAGCGGCATGAAGGGCGCGATCGCCGAAGCCGAGCGGCTCGCCGCGGAAACACCACACTCATTTATCCCCCAGCAGTTCAATAACCCCGCGAACCCCGCGATCCACCGCAAGACCACCGCCGAAGAGATCTGGAAAGACACCGATGGCGCGATCGATATCCTGGTCGCGGGCGTCGGCACCGGCGGCACGATCACCGGCGTCGCCGAAGTGATCAAGGAGCGCAAGCCGTCGTTCAAGGCGATCGCCGTCGAGCCGACCGCTTCGCCCATCATCACGCAGACGCTGGCCGGCCAGCCTCTGACCCCGGCGCCGCATAAGCTGCAAGGCATCGGCGCGGGCTTCATTCCGGGCAACCTGCATATCAACGTCGTCGACGAAGTGATTCAAGTCACCAACGAAGACGCCGTCGAATGGGCGCGCCGCGCCGGCCGCGAAGAAGGCATCCTCGTCGGCATCTCCTCCGGCGCCGCGCTCTATGCGGCTGTCCAGGTCGCGAAGCGCCCCGAGAACGCCGGCAAGACCATCGTCGTGGTGATCCCGTCGAACGGCGAGCGCTACCTGTCCACCGTTCTGTTCGCGGACCTGCGGGACGAGCAGTAA
- the rbsK gene encoding ribokinase: protein MNTSNRADGRTRPHVVVVGSSNTDMTARVARLPGPGETVLSERFEMVAGGKGANQAVAAARLGAQVTFVARVGADALGAQAIAGFQAAGIDTAYVVQDSGAPTGIALIGVDAARGENSIIVAPGANAHLSPSDVEAASEVIRNADIVVCQLETPLETVKTALRIAWEAGVLTVLNPAPAQPLPADLLALVDILTPNETEAVLLVGDTDASPEAAAQQLHALGVSSVVVTLGAAGALVSNADGVVVVAGRRAPTVVDTTGAGDCFTGALSVALAEGKDLRRAAEFAGAAASLSVAKAGAQPSMPTRADVDAILKN from the coding sequence ATGAATACGAGTAACCGCGCCGATGGGCGGACACGCCCGCACGTTGTGGTCGTGGGCAGCAGCAATACCGACATGACGGCGCGCGTCGCCCGCCTTCCCGGGCCGGGTGAAACCGTACTCAGCGAGCGATTTGAGATGGTCGCCGGCGGCAAGGGCGCCAATCAAGCCGTCGCCGCCGCAAGGCTGGGCGCGCAGGTGACGTTCGTCGCGCGCGTCGGCGCCGACGCGCTGGGGGCGCAGGCGATCGCCGGGTTTCAGGCCGCCGGGATCGACACGGCCTATGTTGTCCAGGATTCGGGTGCGCCGACGGGAATCGCGCTGATCGGGGTGGACGCCGCGCGCGGAGAGAATTCGATCATTGTGGCGCCCGGCGCGAACGCGCATCTTTCGCCGTCGGATGTCGAAGCCGCCAGTGAGGTCATCCGAAACGCCGATATCGTCGTTTGCCAGCTCGAAACGCCGTTGGAGACGGTAAAGACCGCGCTGAGGATCGCGTGGGAGGCGGGCGTCCTGACGGTTTTGAACCCCGCGCCCGCTCAGCCGCTGCCGGCCGATCTGCTGGCGCTGGTCGATATTCTGACGCCCAATGAGACGGAAGCCGTGCTCTTGGTGGGCGACACGGACGCTTCTCCGGAAGCCGCCGCTCAGCAATTGCATGCGCTGGGCGTGAGCAGCGTCGTCGTGACGCTCGGAGCGGCCGGCGCGCTGGTCAGCAACGCGGACGGCGTGGTGGTTGTCGCGGGGCGGCGGGCGCCGACCGTTGTCGACACCACGGGGGCAGGGGATTGTTTTACCGGCGCGCTCAGCGTTGCGCTCGCGGAAGGTAAAGATTTGCGGCGGGCGGCGGAGTTCGCGGGCGCCGCCGCCTCGCTCAGCGTCGCGAAGGCCGGCGCGCAGCCGTCGATGCCGACGCGCGCCGACGTGGACGCCATTTTGAAGAATTGA